One genomic region from Terriglobales bacterium encodes:
- the narH gene encoding nitrate reductase subunit beta, which translates to MDVRAQIASVFHLDKCLGCHTCSVACKNIWTDREGAEYMWWNNVETKPGTGYPIAWEDQERYRGGWVNDENAPRLRGQNKLSALVNIFHNPNLPSLDDYYEPWTYEYQRLTDAPAGDDQPTARPISMVTGKYMDLKAGPNWDDDLAGSPVYAARDPNLDQLPPEQRVRLFATERLIFFHLPRTCNHCLNPACVAACPSGALHKRGEDGVVVSDPTRCRGWRHCVAACPYKKAYYNWSSGKLEKCILCFPRLESGQAPACFQSCPGRIRFVGVLLYDADRIAAVANADDKQLVNVYRDMLLDPCDPAVIAAAGAAGIHADVMQAAQRSPVYRFVKQWQLALPLHPEFRTLPSLFYVPPLSPVADGDSSDDLFIDPDRMRIPVHYLATLFAAGEDSLVSYSLRKQQAIRAYRRALALGNAAGDGRVLASADCSSTEANAIFHLTVLSAPEERFVIPPLHREMGIEVGEDTGHAKGTIGFGLHSAHGRQP; encoded by the coding sequence ATGGACGTTCGAGCTCAAATCGCAAGCGTCTTCCACCTCGACAAGTGCCTCGGCTGCCACACATGTTCGGTTGCGTGCAAGAACATCTGGACCGATCGCGAAGGCGCCGAATACATGTGGTGGAATAACGTCGAGACCAAGCCTGGCACCGGCTACCCCATCGCGTGGGAGGATCAGGAGCGCTACCGCGGCGGTTGGGTGAATGACGAAAATGCGCCGCGCCTGCGGGGGCAGAACAAGCTCTCGGCGCTGGTCAACATCTTTCATAATCCAAACCTCCCGTCGCTCGACGACTACTACGAACCGTGGACCTATGAGTACCAACGCCTGACCGACGCGCCCGCTGGCGACGATCAGCCCACCGCGCGCCCGATCTCGATGGTGACCGGCAAATATATGGACCTCAAAGCCGGGCCGAACTGGGACGATGACCTGGCTGGTTCGCCGGTTTACGCTGCGCGTGATCCCAACCTGGACCAGCTTCCACCCGAGCAGCGGGTGAGACTGTTTGCCACGGAGCGTCTCATCTTTTTCCATCTGCCGCGCACGTGTAACCACTGCCTGAACCCGGCCTGCGTGGCAGCGTGTCCTTCGGGCGCACTGCACAAGCGTGGCGAGGACGGCGTAGTCGTTTCCGATCCGACGCGCTGCCGTGGCTGGCGTCATTGTGTGGCGGCATGTCCGTACAAGAAGGCATACTACAACTGGTCGAGTGGAAAATTGGAGAAGTGCATTCTCTGTTTCCCGCGGCTGGAGAGCGGACAGGCTCCCGCCTGCTTCCAATCTTGTCCCGGGCGGATTCGCTTCGTCGGCGTGTTGCTGTACGACGCCGACCGGATTGCGGCTGTCGCTAATGCCGACGACAAGCAGCTCGTCAATGTCTACCGCGACATGCTGCTCGACCCATGCGATCCCGCCGTGATTGCCGCTGCTGGTGCCGCCGGAATCCATGCGGATGTCATGCAGGCGGCACAACGTTCACCTGTTTATCGATTCGTGAAGCAGTGGCAATTGGCCCTGCCGCTGCACCCCGAATTCCGTACGCTCCCTTCACTCTTTTATGTGCCGCCGTTGTCGCCGGTGGCAGACGGCGATAGCAGCGACGACCTTTTCATTGATCCCGATCGCATGCGCATTCCAGTCCATTATCTCGCGACGTTATTCGCCGCCGGTGAAGACAGCCTGGTCAGTTACTCGCTTCGCAAACAGCAGGCGATCCGTGCATATCGGCGGGCCCTGGCGCTGGGCAATGCGGCCGGCGACGGCAGAGTACTGGCTTCCGCGGATTGCTCTTCAACTGAAGCGAATGCCATTTTCCACCTGACCGTCTTGTCCGCGCCCGAGGAACGATTCGTAATTCCGCCTCTGCACCGTGAGATGGGAATCGAAGTCGGCGAGGATACGGGCCACGCCAAGGGGACGATCGGCTTCGGACTGCACAGCGCCCATGGGAGGCAGCCGTGA